gtaatgcagccacttctggccAAATACCCCCAGCACAGCCGGGCACGGTCAGCCACCTGCAACGTGTATCCTGGGGTACCGCGTGCCCCAGTGAGTAATGGCAAGCGTGATGTCCCCGGAGCTGCCCCTCACAGCTACCTGAATGAGTGTGCCACAGAATGGGGGTGGACGGGGACAGAGGGGTAGTTCAGCAATCCCTTCTGATGCCCAGCAGTGCCGTGGTGCGGAAGGATTCCCCACACAGGAAATCAGAGGGAAACCATCGTTACCTCCAGTTTCTTAATGGCTTCCTCCTTGTCCACCGGGAGCCGCTGTTTGTGCTTGGGGATCAGAATGGTGGTTCCTATCCCAGAGGAAGAGAGGTGGTCAGAACACAGCCAGACAATGGGGCATTCCTGGGGGACAGCACGGGATGGGCAGTGGGAGAGCTGGTTTCATTACCTTCATGCATCACGATAAAGCTGGAGTCGACTGACGTGCTCCAAGCCCTGCCACACGTCACCGGGCCAAGCTCCCATTGTTGGGATAAGGACTTGGCCTGATGCTGGCACACACACCTCGTTAATTATTGGGCTACATTTCTGGGTTATGTGCTAAGTCACCCTGTTGGGTTTTGGCAGAAGGTAGGGCTATTCTGCTGACTCAGGCTAGAAACCAGACCAGGTGGAGGTCATTGCCTCCAATTCTGGGCATGAGAGGACCAGAAGGGAGCTAGGAGGAAGCCAGATAGGAGCTCTTGTGGGAACAGCAAGGACAGGCTAAGGATTATGTTTGTTTTCTTCTGTTAGGAATAAAATGCAGCCCCTATCAAATCTGTGTAGCCTGGTAGATAAGGCACTGGCCAGGCACTCAGGAGCTGTGGTTCTAATCCCTGCTCTGTTGGGTGACCTTGCATGAATCATTATTTTCTTTAATACTCACTCTCCTTCCGGAGCTTTCGAACTCGGATCTTTAGCTCCCGCGGTAAGCGCCGCCAATCTGCAAAGACAAATAAGGAAATCACCAGACTGAGTCAGACTCATGGTTCGTCTACTCCCAATAGCCCATCTCTGAGAGTGGCCAGAACCAGCTACTTCAGAAGGTGCAATAAACCCTCGAGTGGACAATGATGGAATAACAGAAGTTTCTTCCTTCCTAGTAGTTAGTGATTGGTTTGTGCCCTGAAGTATGAGGGTTTATAATCTATGTATCTCTGCATCCACACCTGCACTCATCTATCCATTCCCATATACATTTATCTATCTACCTATcatcatttgtttttatttagcaATCTGTCTAATGTAACTGTAGATGTTCTTATCCACATAAATGTCTAAACTTCTTTTAAATCCTCTATGCTTTTTATTCTGGCAATATCCTGTGGCACAGAGTTCCACAGACCATGTAAAAACATTTCTTTCACCACTTCTCTATGTGCTGCCTTTCAGTTTCACTGGATCTCCTGTCCTGCTATATTGCTGTGTCTCCGGTGTTGTTATAAAGGTGATAAATCTAGCCGTGTCTTTTGCAATTCTCCACAGCTATGAATCACAGTCTTCCCAGAATAAAACTCTGAAGAGAAAGGTGAGCAACGGTTAGACTGTAAAATATTCCCATGCATACCTGGGTTCCAATCAATAGCATTATCAATGGGGCCGGACATCTGATATTTATCCGAGTAGCGCTCAACATCTGAAAAGAAACATACAAACAGAGGTCAAAACTGCAGTTTTATAATAAGCATATAAATGGGCTTGAATTCTCAGGGCATgcctacactacccgccggatcggcgggcagccatcaatccagcagggatcgatttatcgtgtctagtctagacacgataaaatcgacccctgagccctctcctgtcgactcctgtactccagcgcagCGAGAGacgcaggcagagttgacgggggagcggcagcagtcgactcaccgcggtgaagacaccacggtaagttcaGCTAAggacgtcaacttcagctacgttattcacgtagctgaagttgcgtaacttagatcgatccttcCCGCTtccgtgtagaccagggcttagttaaACTCAGACCTTGTCTACACATTTAAGTATCCCGGTTTAGTAAAGCCATACAAcccctgcagtgtggacacaatataaaatcagcaaagaatcctgtgattctttgctgcttttacagatccagactaacacggctatccctctgatacttgacaatataAAATGCTTATGCTAGTACAGCTATACCAGAATAAGCCAGCCCAGTAGAAGGCACCTTTATACCGATAAAACTGCATCCGCACTAGGAGTTGCACTGATATAACGatattggtaaaaaaaaatcacaccactgCCCAAgagagttataccagtacaagtTTTAAGCACAGACCAGGTTTAAGCCCCTTTATACCAGTCTGGAAGCATAAAGGGACCTTAAAATGGGTATAACTATATTTAAGGTGGCTTTATGCTTGCTGActggtataataataataaaaaacccgaTTGCTTATCACCAGTCggtccattttacatatggggaaactgaggcacggggcagggAAGTGAGGTGCCCAAGGTAACCCAGCAGGTCAGCGAaggagctaggaatagaactcaTCATCTGTCCTAGCCATGTGCACCAGCCACGGGTCCCACCGCCTCATATGTAAAAGGACTTTAACatcactgagaatcaggcccagtgttttCATTGGCATTAAGTTGCCtaaagtccttttttttttagggaaaaaaaacaacagttaaAATGTTGGTCCTAAATCAACTGGAGCTGCCCCCGGTACCTTTCTTGGGGGCGGCCGGCTTGACATAATATGGCAGATTCTTCATGGCTCCCCTCAGCTCTTGCTTCAGTGCCAGCATGTATTCCACCTCCTCACCCGTCTGCAGCGGGACTGGCTTGTACTCCATGGGCTACGGAGACAGGATGGGAGAGAAGCAAGTCTGAACTTCAAAGCTGGGGCTGCCAAGCTGATGATACGTACGCAGGGGTCCAGCATCATGAGAGAAGGGGCCCAGCTGTGAAATCCAGACGTGGATTTCAAACCCCctacagctgggggagggagttagggtccAGGGCTTTGGTCTGAGCCCAGCTCTGATGTATAAACATACTGGTGTGTATgtacctttgtgtgtgtgtgtgtgtatacgtaCATATGTGTAAGAGTATGTCCGTGTATAGAGATGTATGCATGGGTGTATGTACATACATAGGCATGGCTATCTATGTATATACGTACACATGCGGGTGCACGTCTGTGTACATACATAGGCAGGGCTGTGAAGAGGTACGTACATACGGATGGGTGTGTCTGTACACATGCATTggggtgtgtgtctgtatgtgagTGTAGGCACAGatgcgtgtgtgtttgtgtatacaGATGCGAGGGGGGTGGGGCTATGGAGATTTTATGGAGTGCTCttcagcagtggttctcaaccaggggtctggggtccCCTGTCGGGGggtgtgagcaggtttcaggggctccgccaagcagggccggcattagaccGGTTGGGGCaaaggcagaaagccaaagccccagcgCATGGGGCTAAAGCCGGTGACCCAAGGCCCGCCACCCGAAGCCGGAGCCACTTAGCATCGCAGAGTCCCCGGTggcgtggggccctgggcaacgGCCCTGCTTGCTACCGCCGAACGCTGGCCCTGGCTCTTATATGTAGAAAAACAGTAGTCGTGAGCCAGGCAGTTTGTACAGCATGTCGGGGGGCTCAgaaggaaaaaggttgagaacccctgatctacagcCTGGATTCACTTAAATTCCAGGCTGGCAgcacccagcagctgctccctcctGATGGCTGCGGAAGAGCCATGAGTTGGTGGGTCTCAGTTCCCAGAGGCCACACTCCCACATCCCCCTTTGGCACCAGTCGGCCGCCTTGCTAGTGGGGGGCTGAAAGGCCAAGTAGACTCCCCCCAGGCCAaaggaggggcactggcagggcagcgTGTGGGGGATGTTTGTCCCACTGCTCTCCCTGCTCTGTGCACAGGGgcctccctgccccagtgctgccAAACCAGCACCTTTCACCCACGCCACAGTGACTGTGTGTTGAACGGGACCCCGACGCGACGGACTCACAGGGAAGAGCGGCGAGGGCTGGAgggtggaagggggcagagagtcGCCTTTCCCAATGCCCACAGCTTCCACGTTGAAGGTCATCTGGCTCcgacccctccctctgcctcctcttccagCCATGGCTCGCTCTGCGAGAAGAGGTGGACATAGAGCTGGGATCCAACACCGCCGAGACCTGCACAGGGGACGAGAGCGCCTTTTCTGATCCTCGGGACCTAGAGAACGGCATCTTCCCAAAGCCACCGTCCCAGAAAGCCCTGGGACAGAGCTCCATGCTAGGAACACCCTGCACTTAATAACATGAGAGCCACCTCGCTTGGAGGAAGTTAGTTTAATCTCAGCACCTCAaaattcttcaactgatttattCTGTGCACCTCTAGAGCGGTGCTTGACCCCAGTTTGGGGATGGAGACACAGACAGCCATGGGGGAATAAGGCCTTAAACCCAGATCTCCCGCAGCCTAGAACAGTATGCTAGCCACTGCTCTATGCTCCTTCCAACACTAATAGGGAAACACACCTTCCATTTTGTCCGGTGTACTCACCCTTCTGCTGCTAGGCCTACAACCCACTGCAGCCATTCTCTTAATATCTAGCAGCGTGTTAAGGGGGGGTTAAACAGTGTCTAAGCTGTGCATCAGCCAACCACACAAGTTGCCCTGATGTGGTACATGTAAGAGAACAAGGGTGAGCAATCCGGGACCCAGGGCTCAGAGCCGAGGGTGGATGGGGCACGAACCAGAGTACGTGGAGCTGGATTCATAAATCAGCACGTATGGTACATAGGGCAGGGCTCAGAGCTGAGGGTGCAGGACGCTTAGTGAATGGCTCCTAGCAGACAGTGCAAGCCCAATGCTCCAGCGGCTCAGTAAATAACACAGGGCCcagagtgtgtgtgagacaggGCTCAGAACTGAGAGTATGTGGTGCAGGGTCGGGGTCCTATGGTACACAGTGCCAGCCCCCAGGCTGCACAATGCACGGTACAGGAGCTGCAGTACAGGATCGCATGCCCAGCATCCAGAACAGGACAGCGGGAGCAGTGCCAGCCCCCAGGCTGCACAATGCACGGTACAGGAGCTGCAGTACAGGATCGCATGCCCAGCATCCAGAACAGGACAGCGGGTGCAGTGCCAGCCCCCAGGCTGCACAATGCACGGtacaggagctgcagagcaggaccCAATGCCCAGCATCCAGAGCAGGACAGCGGGTGCAGTGCCAGGCTGCACAATGCACAGTACAGGAgctgcagcgccagcccccagGCTGCACAATGCACGGTACAGGAGCTGCATGCAGGACCCAATGCCCAGTATACAGAGCAGGACAGCGGGAGCAGTGCCAGGCCCCAGGCTGCACAATGCACGGTACAGGAGCTGCAGTACAGGATCGCATGCCCAGCATCCAGAGCAGGACAGCGGGAGCAGTGCCAGGCCCCAGGCTGCACAATGCACGGTACAGGAGCTGCAGTACAGGACCCAATGCCCAGTATCCAGAGCAGGACAGCGGGTGCAGTGCCAGGCCCCAGGCTGCACAATGCACGGTACAGGAGCTGCAGTGCCAGGCCCCAGGCTGCACAATGCACGGTACAGGAGCTGCAGTGCAGGACCCAATGCCCGCAGGACACAGGGCCAGGCCCCATGCCCAGGACGCAGGGCTCGAGCGCGCCGCCAGGCCCAGGGCGCACCGGGCCAAGTCCAGGCAGGGCTCGATGCTCATTAAGATGCTCCCGggcccggggaaggggcggggcggggcgctcCCCGCCTCCCATTGGGCCGCCGCAGACCGGCCCGGCCCGAACCGAATCGGCGCTTTACCCGGGCCGCGCAACTGAGTCGGGCTCGCGCCGCCCTCCCCGACGACTCCACGTGGGGTTCCGCCCGGAAGCGACTCGGAGACACAACGTTCCGAAGGGGCGGGGCCCAAAGGCGGCCGCTCAGTGGTGCGCGCCGCGGCCAAtcaaaggaaggaggaggaggaggaggcgggcgTAAGGGACTTTtgctggagaagagagagacaaagaaagaGATAAAGATggataagaaagaaagaaggatggagggatggaggagaaagaaagaaagatggagggatggagggatggggaaaaggaTGGATGGCTGgatgagaaagagaaaaagatggCTGGGAAAAAAGATGGCTGGATGAGAAAGAGAGACAAGGGAGAGAGAAGTGTAGGGGTGTGTGGAAGGAGCAAaggtggagcagagccctgcacagtCCAGGAGGGTGTTCAAGCCCCCAGTGCTCTTTCTGCCCCGCTTTCTTCCCCcacactgctctgctctgctagcCAGGGGCACAGGAACCCCATGGGGGCAGCGTAGGATTACATGTGCATGGGGAGAGGGTTAGGGTGGGTGGAGGGACCTGCCATGTGCTGGGCGGGGACTGCCCCAAAGGGAGAAACCCCCTGATTCCCTATTGGCTGGGAAGTTAAGTTACTACTGTCCTTGTTAAACCGGCCCTGCAGGTCGGGCCTCCAGAACTGGGGTTCCCTGGAGTGGCAGGTTTGACAGCATGGTCTGACCTGGAGCCATCTCTCTAGGCATTTCTGCCCTAACAGCTGAGCATGCAAAGCTCCCTGGGTAGCCTAGATCCTCAACTCTGCCTCACTGCTACTGCCCAGCCAGCTAGAGCTCACTCCAAGGGCATCGGTCCCCAAGGCTGATGACCTCCGGCAGTGAAACAAAGGGCTTCAGAGCTAAGgcagctcctgcccccttccACTGGGACAAATAACTATTACATGACATGGGGCCTTGCAAAACTGCCAATGACACAGGTTGTTGGAACTAGAGAGATACCAGTGTGTGGTGCATTGGCATGAGCCCCTATGGGGGATCTCCCGTCCAAGCATTAGCTAGACCCAACCTTGTAGGACCTGGGATGCATCTCTTCCATTGCTTTCCCATGCTCCCCTCTTCAGCCTTTCCTGAAGTTGCCTCTACAATAGGAACAAAGACATCCGTTTCCTGACAATATGGAGCTCTGTAAAGGATTTTCCACCCTACTCTATCTCTGGAGCCAGATCTGCTCCAAGTTACACAGATATAAATAGCAAAGAACTGGCTGCTTTCAGGAACGGCTCTTCTGTACTCCTTGTTCTAAGATGAAATTTCGCTCTCCCTCTTCCTCTGATTATTCAGCACCTTGCTGTTTTGCTTCTGCATGCAAACGAGTCCCGCACAATAAACAGGCCACTGATCTTCCTGACTTTTAAAGAATGATTTTGAGGCTGGCAGAGGAAGGCTGGAGCAATGGTTAGGAGGCTGGCCTCCAACTTAAGAGACCTGCATTCAGTTCTGGCCTTGTGCGAGTCATTTAGccgctatgtgcctcagtttccccatctgcacaatggggataacagtgcTGCCCTGCTTCACATGCAGGGGTGTGAGGATAAATGTCTTAAAGGTTGTGAGATGAGCTGATACTATGATGATTGGG
This genomic window from Mauremys mutica isolate MM-2020 ecotype Southern chromosome 17, ASM2049712v1, whole genome shotgun sequence contains:
- the POLR3GL gene encoding DNA-directed RNA polymerase III subunit RPC7-like → MAGRGGRGRGRSQMTFNVEAVGIGKGDSLPPSTLQPSPLFPPMEYKPVPLQTGEEVEYMLALKQELRGAMKNLPYYVKPAAPKKDVERYSDKYQMSGPIDNAIDWNPDWRRLPRELKIRVRKLRKERTTILIPKHKQRLPVDKEEAIKKLETLEKKEEEVTSEEEGEKEEEEEGKEEEEEEYDEEEHEEETDYIMSYFDNGEEFGADSDDNMDEAIY